A genomic window from Myxococcota bacterium includes:
- a CDS encoding coproporphyrinogen-III oxidase family protein, with protein sequence ITVELNPGQLEVSRVPELRAAGVTRLSVGLQSGEERVLRRLGRAQSAQEALRGLEACLGAGFASLSADLIYGAPEQTLESLERDVERLVALGVPHVSAYALTLEPGTPFARAAAAGRLPLPDEDTVVAMAALLRAHLGAAGVHRYEISSYARAGHRARHNQRYWLRRDVLGLGPSAASLLGDRRLSNARGLGPWRSALRAGELPAVEDERLDPAEARREALYLGLRQSDGVSRAEYLRRYGGAPEAFAGPELGRLRARGLVQDDSGFLRLTERGLLFADEVFLELVGR encoded by the coding sequence ATCACGGTCGAGCTGAACCCGGGCCAGCTCGAGGTCTCGCGCGTGCCCGAGCTGCGCGCCGCGGGAGTGACTCGCCTGTCGGTCGGCTTGCAGTCGGGCGAGGAGCGCGTGCTGCGCCGGCTGGGCCGCGCGCAGAGCGCACAGGAGGCGCTGCGCGGGCTCGAGGCCTGTCTCGGCGCCGGCTTCGCCTCGCTCTCGGCCGACCTGATCTACGGCGCGCCGGAGCAGACGCTCGAGTCACTCGAGCGCGACGTCGAGCGGCTGGTCGCGCTGGGCGTGCCGCACGTCTCGGCGTACGCGCTGACGCTCGAGCCGGGCACGCCGTTCGCGCGTGCCGCGGCGGCGGGACGGCTGCCGCTGCCCGACGAGGACACCGTGGTCGCCATGGCGGCGCTCCTGCGCGCGCACCTGGGCGCGGCGGGCGTGCACCGCTACGAGATCTCGAGCTACGCGCGCGCGGGCCACCGCGCCCGCCACAACCAGCGCTACTGGCTGCGGCGCGACGTGCTGGGTCTCGGGCCCTCGGCCGCGAGCCTCTTGGGCGACCGGCGGCTGTCGAACGCGCGCGGGCTCGGGCCGTGGCGGAGCGCGCTTCGCGCGGGCGAGCTGCCCGCGGTGGAGGACGAGCGCCTGGACCCGGCCGAGGCGCGCCGCGAGGCGCTCTACCTGGGCCTGCGCCAGAGCGACGGCGTGTCGCGGGCCGAGTATCTGCGGCGCTACGGCGGCGCGCCCGAAGCGTTCGCAGGCCCGGAGCTGGGTAGGCTCCGCGCGCGCGGGCTGGTGCAGGACGACTCCGGCTTCCTGCGCCTCACCGAGCGCGGGCTGCTCTTCGCGGACGAGGTGTTTCTCGAGCTCGTAGGGCGTTGA
- a CDS encoding response regulator, with product MTPAEAPLRILVVDDDEPFRSRLARSLAARGHEVAAAGSAEEALRVARSFQPERAVIDLRMADGSGLDVLSDLQRELPELASVLLTGYGSIATATEAVRRGALDYLTKPVDADDVLRAFHAGADEPAATVPSLQRVEWEHIQRVLADCGGNISKAARLLGLHRRTLQRKLAAAPPRR from the coding sequence GTGACGCCGGCCGAGGCGCCGCTGCGCATCCTCGTCGTCGACGACGACGAGCCCTTCCGGAGCCGTCTCGCGCGCTCGCTGGCCGCGCGCGGTCACGAGGTCGCCGCCGCGGGCTCGGCCGAGGAGGCGCTGCGCGTCGCGCGCTCGTTCCAGCCGGAGCGCGCGGTGATCGATCTGCGCATGGCCGACGGCTCCGGGCTCGACGTGCTGTCGGATCTGCAGCGCGAGCTCCCGGAGCTCGCGAGCGTGCTGCTGACAGGCTACGGGAGCATCGCGACCGCGACGGAGGCCGTGCGCCGAGGCGCGCTCGACTATCTCACCAAGCCGGTCGACGCCGACGACGTGCTGCGCGCGTTCCACGCGGGGGCGGACGAGCCCGCCGCGACGGTGCCCTCGCTCCAGCGCGTCGAGTGGGAGCACATCCAGCGCGTGCTCGCCGACTGCGGTGGGAACATCTCCAAGGCGGCCCGCCTGCTCGGCCTGCACCGGCGCACCCTGCAACGCAAGCTCGCGGCTGCCCCGCCGCGCCGCTGA